CTCCCGGTCCGGCGCGCTGCCCGCCGCGTACGCCTGCGCAAATACCTCGGCCAGCTGCGCGCGGCCCGCACCCGTGAACACCGTGAAGCGCCACGGCTCGGTGCGCCCATGATTCGGCGCCCAGATCCCCGCCTCCAGAATGGCCTCCACCACCTCGCGAGGCACCGGGTCCGGCCTCAGCAGACCGATATCCACCGTGCGGCGCGAACGGATCACGTCCAGCACGGTCAGGGCAGCGGGGGGGAAAGGAGTGTCCAGCGTCGTCATGCTCCCACTATGCCGCGTGTCTCAGGGCAGAGAAAGGGCTTCCAGGCTCAGGGTGAGGCTCACGTGCCGGGCGGTGTCGAGGCATCATGTCCATCCCTCACTCCAGCGGCAGCCCGTACGCCCGGCGGGTGTTCGCGTCGGTCGCGGTTTCCAGTTCGGCGGGGTCCAGGCCGCGCAGGGCCGCAATGAATTCCAGGGTGTGGCGCACGTAGCCGGGCCGGTTGGGCTTGCCGCGTTTGGGGACGGGGGCCAGGAATGGCGCGTCGGTTTCCAGCAGCATCCGCCCTAGGGGCAGGTCGCGGGCGGCCGCTTGGATCTCCTGCGCGTTCTTGTACGTGGTATTTCCCGCGAACCCGAAGTACGTGTGCTCGCCGCGTTCCAGTCCGAAGCGCAGCAGGTCCGGGTGCCCGCTGAAGCAGTGCAGGATCACCGGCACGTCCGGCCAGTCGCGCAGCACGTCCATCACGCCCCGGTGGGCGCTGTCCTGCCCGGCCTTGTCGCGGGTGTGGATGACCAGCACCTTCCCGCTGCGCCGCGCGAGGTCCAGTTGCCACTCGAAGGCCGAGACCTGCGCGGCGCGTTTCGTGTCGTCCCAGTAGTCGTCCAGGCCGCTCTCGCCGATGCCGACCACGCGTGGGTGCCCGGCGAGCGCCTCGATCTGCGTGCGGGCGTCCGGGCTGTCCTCGTCGGTGTCGGTGGGGTGCAGGCCGACCGTGGCATACACGTCTTCAAACTGTTCGGCCAGCGCCACGGCGTTCCGGGCGTGCTGGGGGCTGGCGCCGATGCAGATCATGGCGTTCAGGCCCAGTTCGCCGCGCGCGCCCGCCGGATCGTCGATGTAGTCGAGGTGGGTGTGAGAGTCGATCATGCCGCCCAGGGTAAGCGCGTGGCGGGCGGGGTGGGGTGCCTCCCACCCAATCCCCACCACTCTCATGAGAGGGGCGCGCTAGAGTGCGCCCGTGCAGAAACTCGGCCTGTACGCCCTGACGGGCATCGTGGGGTTCGCCCTGATCTTCGCGCTGCTGCCCGGCGCGGACCGCGCGGCCGTACCCACCGGCGCCGTCCTGTCCGGCGTGCAGCTCACGCTGTACCCATCCCGCGACCCGGACGCCGTGTGGCAGTTCCAGGCGGGGCAGGTCACGAACGACCCGCTGATCAGCGAGACGCGCCTGACCGAGCTGGGCGAGGGGCAGCGGTTGCTGCGCGAGCGGGACGCCTCGGGTGCTCTGACGGGCCGCCAGACGCTGGACGCCACCCTGAGCGCCCCGGACCTGACCATCGACGGGCAGGACAACATGACCACCCGTCAGGCGCGCATCACGCTGGTGCAGCAGTGTGCCGACATCGACCTTCAGGGCACCGAGCAGACGCCCGTGAAGATCGAGCAGGGCAGCGGCTTCAGCGCGCCGGTCGCGGAACTCGACTCGCCGCTCATGACCGGGCACGTCGAGAAGCTCCGCATGAGTTTCGACTTCAACATCGAGGATTCCGACAACGACACTTCGACCCTGCAATACGACCTGGACGGCACGGAACGCTGCGAGAACGGCCAGCGCGTCCCCGGAGCCTGACCTTCAAGGAGTCCCATGATGAACCGCACCAAGACCGTGTCCCTGCTGGCCCTCCTGACCCTCGCCGCGCCCGTGCTGGCGCAGGCCGACGCGACCAACCGACTGATCACCATCCAGGGCGGCCCGCGCGGCGACGTGCGCAACGGCCCACTGACCTTCACCGGCAGTCCCGTGAAGGCGAAGGTCAGTACCCTGAACATCGAGGCGTCCCAGGCCGTGCTGGCCGCACCGAAGGGCACGCCGCTGATCGAGGCGAAAGGCAAACGTACCGCGAACTTCACCGGCGCCGTGAAGGTCACGCGCGGCCGCCTCACCGCTGGCGGCAGCGCCCTCGCGTACGACGAGACGACCGGACAGGGCGTCCTGAGCGGCAATGCCAGCGCCACCTTCATCCCCGAGAAGAAGGAGGACGGCGACACCGTCAGCATCAAGGCCGCGCAGATGAGCCTCGACGTGGACAACAACGTGTCCACCAGCACGGGCGGCGTGACCCTCTCCACCGGCACGCAGAACGGACAGGCCGACAAACTGGTGTTCGACGAGGACCGCGAACTGGCCCAGATGACCGGCAAACCCAGCCTGACCCGCGCCGCCAAGGGGAACCAGAAGGAACTGGTCATCACCGGCCAGGAGGTCCGCGCGCTCACCAAGACCAAGACGCTGTACGTGCGCAGCGGCGTGAAACTCGTGCAGGGCACCACCACCACCACCGGCGACGCCGTGTACTACGACGACCGCAGGAACGTGGCGTACGTGGTCGGGAACGCCGTCAGCGTGGACAGCAAGAGCAAGGTGACCGTCAAGGCCCCGGCCAGCGGCTACCTGGAGC
The Deinococcus seoulensis DNA segment above includes these coding regions:
- a CDS encoding TatD family hydrolase is translated as MIDSHTHLDYIDDPAGARGELGLNAMICIGASPQHARNAVALAEQFEDVYATVGLHPTDTDEDSPDARTQIEALAGHPRVVGIGESGLDDYWDDTKRAAQVSAFEWQLDLARRSGKVLVIHTRDKAGQDSAHRGVMDVLRDWPDVPVILHCFSGHPDLLRFGLERGEHTYFGFAGNTTYKNAQEIQAAARDLPLGRMLLETDAPFLAPVPKRGKPNRPGYVRHTLEFIAALRGLDPAELETATDANTRRAYGLPLE
- a CDS encoding LptA/OstA family protein, with the protein product MMNRTKTVSLLALLTLAAPVLAQADATNRLITIQGGPRGDVRNGPLTFTGSPVKAKVSTLNIEASQAVLAAPKGTPLIEAKGKRTANFTGAVKVTRGRLTAGGSALAYDETTGQGVLSGNASATFIPEKKEDGDTVSIKAAQMSLDVDNNVSTSTGGVTLSTGTQNGQADKLVFDEDRELAQMTGKPSLTRAAKGNQKELVITGQEVRALTKTKTLYVRSGVKLVQGTTTTTGDAVYYDDRRNVAYVVGNAVSVDSKSKVTVKAPASGYLEQRTDLGRVRALNSAYKIPTEQFKLRGEK